One genomic segment of Erythrolamprus reginae isolate rEryReg1 chromosome 2, rEryReg1.hap1, whole genome shotgun sequence includes these proteins:
- the LOC139158355 gene encoding uncharacterized protein, which translates to MKFCLLNVLVEIIILRKGQSNKATEGSPSILEVKKSAILVKKFTHEPGEEASFSCGAASYQTHLFWLPLNPKCANTSTERVEINWNPIKNEVIPLRFNQRLFYQPPELLILKNLVMSDSGIYICRLSNGSETHTILHVTTGCHNNIFVSSRWLSISYLQLTCQHCNYQNTVRFRWLLNSKRLGNQPWAKKSDMGASLLLRPIQDKIWGRWECQSIFNPEWSSEICLSSPAGEMDEIPEYIDFTQPTWSALSDWSSPAIIQTTEVTQTHHAVDRIATWIWMLLLAGLALITAALSVTLYFWKKDFSDRATGERMEHTDFASTRNPIRKEKMGKQESLNERSASLYYAQLQHLQGKSTPVQSPENATVYAVIV; encoded by the exons CCATCTTGGTGAAAAAGTTCACTCATGAACCTGGCGAGGAGGCCTCCTTTTCCTGCGGAGCTGCGAGCTATCAAACACATTTGTTCTGGCTGCCTCTGAATCCCAAATGTGCGAACACCAGCACGGAAAGAGTGGAAATAAACTGGAATCCCATCAAGAATGAAGTGATTCCACTTCGGTTCAACCAGCGCCTGTTTTACCAGCCTCCAGAATTACTAATCCTTAAAAACCTCGTCATGAGCGATTCGGGGATTTACATCTGTCGCTTATCCAATGGTTCAGAAACTCACACTATCCTGCATGTGACCACAG GCTGCCACAACAATATCTTTGTCTCCTCCCGCTGGCTCAGTATCTCCTATTTGCAGCTCACATGTCAGCATTGCAATTACCAGAACACTGTGCGTTTCCGATGGCTGCTGAACTCCAAGCGACTCGGCAACCAACCCTGGGCTAAGAAGAGCGATATGGGCGCTTCCTTGTTATTGCGTCCCATCCAGGATAAGATATGGGGGCGTTGGGAGTGCCAGTCTATTTTCAATCCCGAGTGGAGTTCTGAAATCTGCTTGAGTTCACCTGCTGGAGAGATGGATGAAA TTCCTGAATATATTGATTTTACTCAGCCCACCTGGTCAGCATTATCTGATTGGTCAAGTCCTGCTATCATTCAGACGACCGAAGtgacacagacacaccatgctgTGGATAGAATTGCTACCTGGATTTGGATGCTGCTGTTAGCTGGTCTGGCTCTGATCACAGCTGCCCTGAGTGTGACTTTGTATTTTTGGAAAAAAGATTTTTCAGACAG gGCCACTGGTGAAAGAATGGAGCATACAG attttgcttccacgaGAAATCCCATCAGAAAGGAGAAAATGGGCAAACAAGAGAGTTTGAATGAG AGGTCTGCTTCCCTTTATTATGCTCAGCTGCAACATCTCCAAGGAAAATCTACCCCTGTTCAGAGTCCAGAGAATGCCACAGTATATGCTGTGATTGTTTGA